The DNA sequence TTTCGCCTTGACCTGCACCACTGTAATAAACAAAGGACCAGATTCATCAAAGATATATATGTCATATGCCAAGTTCACTCATATTGTGTATTTTAGGGCCGCGTGGAGCATCCCATCGTGTTGACTGAGGCGCCCTGCAACCCTTTGCACTGCCGCCAAATGATGTCCGAGTTGCTGTTCGAGTGTTACGGGATCCCTCACGTCTCCTATGGAGTGGACGCCTTGTACAGTTTCCATCACACCAACAATCAGAGGAATCTACAGGCCCCGCAGACCGGGATGATTTTGTCCTCGGGGTACCACTGCTCGCACATCCTGCCTGTTCTCAACGGCAGGTGTGGAACCACTATCAGTATCCGCTTCTGTTTGTTGTCTAATTACCTTCAAAATCAAGAAAATATTTGGTTTGAATTGTTTACAGATAATATTTAGGGGATTATCTTCAATTTCACACTGGAATAGTGTTTTGAAATTCAGGCAAATCAAAAGGAAACCGGCATCCACTTTGCAGTGGTTTACTGTTTGCAATGTCCCTAATATTTTGACAACCTGTACAGTAATACATTGATTTACAGCTCTCTGGATGATGCAGTAGTTGGACATAGATAGATGAATAAATCATAAAAATCATCCCCAATGTAACTGTTTCGTTGTAATTTTCTTAGAGCTCTTTACTAGAAAGCCATCAGATTCCCGTTGTTGTTCCAATGACTCTTTTATTTTGCCTCCCCTCTAGATTAGATGCGGTGAACTGTAAGCGTGTGAATGTGGCGGGAGGCCAGGCTGCAGCCTACCTGCAGAGACTTCTGCAGCTCAAATATCCAGGTCACCTGCCCGCCATCACGCTCAGCCGTATGGAGGAGCTGCTGCATGAGCACAGCTACACCGCTGTGGATTATCAAGAAGGTGCAGTGGGAAGCAGCGTATTCTTGAAATAAGAGGGAATCTCAAGTCTTTCTGTTATTCCATCAAAACCTGAATCATGTATTGAACCATTGcttttattttcttcatttttctcCAGAGTTGGAAAAATGGCGCAGCCCGGAGTTTTACGAGCGCGAGGTTCACCGAATGCAACTTCCCTTCTCTGGCAAATTGCCCGGCGGCTGTGTGAGTGTGGAGGAGAGGCAGGAGAGGAGAGCGCAGCAGCTCAGGCGGCTCCAGGAGATCAATGCTCGACGTCGTGGTGAGAAGCTACATCAGGACCAGGAGAGGCTGGACAGACTGATGGCCGTACAGGTAAGAAATATTTTGTCTGTCCACTCCAATTTCTATAGCACATGTTTCCTACGTGCCTTTTTTGTATTCCTTTTAATACAGCGGAATCTTTATTACAGGAATAATCCATATTCCAACAATAACCTCAGTAACTCAATTGCGATTCAGGCCTAAAGGTCTCATCTAACATTAAAATACACACGTCCGCAATTACAAAACGGACGAAAATTAATATTTCGAATAACGCCATTTTAATTACGTTTTATGGAATAGCACCCTCTTGTGTTTGTGTACATGTAGGAGCTGCTGGAGGATGGCTTATTGGATCAGTTCCACAAGAATTTGGTTAAGCTCAACATGGACTCGGCCGAGGAGCTGCAGTCGTACATCAGCAAACTGCAGCTGGCTGTGGAGCAGGGCCGCCAAAAACTGCTGCACAGCGACGGCGCTGAGGGAAAGACAGAGGTGAAGCGGACGAAGATGTTTCTAACATTTTGGAATGTAGTGCCTTAATGCACTGTGGAGCTTACGCCGACTTGACGCTTTTCTCGCTCTTTCTTCCAGGTGTCCGAGTTGGAACAGCACATGGAGGAGGGTGACGGCATGGGGATGATGTATCCTGACTTCTCTGAGGACACTCTGCCAGAAAAGCCTAATGGGAATGTGGTCCAGGTAGGGCGGAACCTTTTacattaagaagaaaaaaataacactattcaacaaaataataaaaaaaaaaaaaaaattatgaatgaattttaattcaattttgACAACATGAATGTTTAAAGAACAAAAAagtccccccaacacacacatttaaacTCCCAAATGACATTAtggaaatcaaaaataaaattaaaatgttttttttttctctaataaACTATCTTCCAGTTTTGTGCGACAATTTTCATGAATTTCCCTTGTTTCCCATGGAAAAGTTCACGCTCAAAATTTTCAGAATTCTGCAATGCTTCACCAAAGACTTCTCACATTCCCGTGTATGGAAAAATGTCAAGATGATCacaaagctgaccaaagaatgaTCTTTCTTCAGCCGGCCTTCAACATGGCGGAATACCACCAACTGTTTGTGGGCACAGAACGTCTGCGTTGTCCCGAGATACTTTTCCAGCCCTCGCTGACTGGAGAAGACCAGATGGGGATAATGGAGACACTTCAGTATGTATTGGCCAGGTAAGGATGCCATAAATCCGTTATTGGCAGACTAATGTCTAAAATCTAATTTATCTATCCATCCAAATCCTGATCCCACTTTTGATGTTGGTAAATTAAATGGCACGACAGAATCTTCTTTTCCAGTCCATACTTTATCCACTAATCATCAGACTGCATTGTGTCCTGCTCCACCCATTTGGGCTCCCAGTATGGAAACAAACCAAAACGTGTCCCAGTTTTAGTAGAATggaatggaaataaaaaagtATAAATAATGTTAAACACTATTAGCTGATTTGGGGTCAAATGTTGTGCATGATTAAAACATTCTTTGCTTC is a window from the Syngnathus scovelli strain Florida chromosome 2, RoL_Ssco_1.2, whole genome shotgun sequence genome containing:
- the actr5 gene encoding actin-related protein 5, producing MATPQQPVCQIFSFRDCKTSPDPILEPLSASCETPTPIVIDNGSFQTRADWATVDLDSPRLLFRSVAARSRGAARSETQIGNDIPNLEPLRWLLKSQFDRNVVVNFEIQELIFDHVFTHLGITSEGRVEHPIVLTEAPCNPLHCRQMMSELLFECYGIPHVSYGVDALYSFHHTNNQRNLQAPQTGMILSSGYHCSHILPVLNGRLDAVNCKRVNVAGGQAAAYLQRLLQLKYPGHLPAITLSRMEELLHEHSYTAVDYQEELEKWRSPEFYEREVHRMQLPFSGKLPGGCVSVEERQERRAQQLRRLQEINARRRGEKLHQDQERLDRLMAVQELLEDGLLDQFHKNLVKLNMDSAEELQSYISKLQLAVEQGRQKLLHSDGAEGKTEVSELEQHMEEGDGMGMMYPDFSEDTLPEKPNGNVVQPAFNMAEYHQLFVGTERLRCPEILFQPSLTGEDQMGIMETLQYVLARYTPEQQEALVSNVFLTGGNMQYPGMKERMERELLAIRPFQSHFKVTMATQPTLGAWLGARDWALEHPPGGDGGGAAGWISRQDYEEKGGEYLSEHCASNAFVPIKINRTLPARQAEPSVTMPTGASEPVGMVTSALSSSSTLGAPMVSS